The window TTAGAAGATAAAGCGGCTTTTGAAGTCGCTCGTCGTTCACGTGGTACGCCTCGTATTGCAAACCGTTTATTGCGTCGCGTTCGAGATTTTGCTGATGTGCGTAATGATGGCATTATTTCGGCAGACATTGCGAAACAAGCGCTTTCAATGTTAGATGTAGATGATGCGGGCTTTGATTACTTAGATAGAAAATTGCTTACCGCTGTAATTGAGCGTTTTGATGGTGGGCCAGTTGGATTAGATAACTTGGCAGCGGCAATAGGTGAAGAACGAGACACTATCGAAGATGTGCTAGAACCCTATTTGATCCAACAAGGCTTTTTACAGCGTACGCCTCGAGGGCGAATTGCGACTTCGTTAACTTATCGACACTTCGGACTTCATAAGCCGTCAGAATAAGGGATATAAAAAAGGACATATTGATATCAATATGTCCTTTCTTTTTAAAACTTGATTAGTTAGTTTCTTCAGTATAGCTCTTCATGCTATTTAATCTTGCTAAACCTACATCACAGCTTTTTTGTTGAGTGGCTAATTCCATTTCAAGAATTTGCTGTTTGCTTTGATTAAGTTTACTTTTGATCTTACCTACTTGAGTATGGGTGCCAGGCTGTTTTTCTGCTTGGGCAATTAAATTTTCTGTTTCTTTAAATAGCTGTGCACATTGTTGTGGAAGCGCAGCTTTGTTTTCTGTAAGAGGTGATGCAGTGGCTGATAGTGCCACAGAACCGAAAAGTGCGGTCAAAATTAAATAAATTTTCTTCATTATTAATCCCTACAAATCTTTCCAAATATTATTAGGCTAAAAAATAGCAAAATCTTGTCGCGCTGTCTAGTGGTTATTTTGTCTCTTTCTTTTCGATAAAGTTTCCTTGCGGTAGAGACAAATTTTTCTTCCCTAGATAAAAAAATACAAAATTTGATGCAGATCAATTTCACTACTTTTATGCAAAATGGGGTATTTTGTAATTTATATCAAAAAATGTGATCAATATAACGGTTTTTTCTATTTTTTATCCGCATAAATAGTAGTAGAATAGGGCAAAATTTTGAATGATTATACTGTAATCAGTTACTGCATTCTTTTTTTAGGATAGAAGAAGCAATTATTACGTAAATAATTCAATGTTTCTTAACGATTTTTGTTGAGTAGTTTGGGGTGATTATTTGGGATTATCCTTGGTAATCATAAAGTGAAAATCTTGTAGATTTATACAAGGAGTTGAGATGTTAGACGTTGTTGATCTCTCACGCTTGCAGTTTGCATTAACTGCGTTATATCACTTCATTTTTGTACCATTAACATTAGGTTTATCTTTCGTTCTCGTGATCATGGAAACCATTTATGTTAAAACGGGCAAAGAAGTATATAAAGATATGACTAAATTCTGGGGTAAGTTATTTGGTATTAACTTTGCTCTAGGGGTGACGACCGGTATTATTATGGAGTTCCAATTCGGGACAAACTGGTCTTATTATTCTCACTATGTAGGTGATATTTTCGGTGCACCATTAGCGATCGAAGCATTACTTGCATTCTTCTTAGAATCCACTTTCGTGGGTCTATTCTTCTTCGGTTGGGATCGTTTAACTAAAGGTAAACACTTACTCGCAACTTACTGCGTAGCCTTTGGTTCAAACCTTTCAGCAATGTGGATTTTAGTGGCAAACGGTTGGATGCAACATCCGGTAGCGGCAGAATTTAACTTTGAAACCGTTCGTATGGAAATGACCAGCTTCTTAGATCTTTGGTTAAACCCAGTTGCTCAAAGTAAATTCTTACATACATTAACAGCAGGTTATTCAACCGGTGCAATGTTTGTATTAGGTATTAGTGCATTCTATTTATTAAAAGGCCGTGATATTGGTTTTGCTAAACGTTCATTCTCTGTTGCTGCAACCTTTGGCTTTATCGCTGCATCAGCGGTATTAATTATGGGTGATGAATCAGGTTACGACATCGGTAAAGCACAACCTGTGAAATTAGCTGCAATGGAAGCGGAGTTCGAAACTCATCCTGCGCCGGCGCCATTCCACCCAGTTGCGATTCCAAATACGGCAGAAATGAAAAATGATTTTGCGGTTGAAATCCCATATTTAGGTGGTTTAATTGCAACGCGTTCTTTAGACACTGAAATCGTTGGTTTGAAAGAGATTCAAGCGAAAAATGAAGGTCGTGTTCGTAACGGTATGGTTGCTTATGATTTATTCACGCAATTAAAAGCAGAGAAAAAATCAGCAGGTCACGTAAATCCAGAAACTAAAGCAAAATTTGATGAAGTAAAAGGCGATTTAGGTTTTGGTTTATTATTAAAACGTTACACAGATAAAGTTGTTGATGCAACAGATGAACAAATTAAACAAGCGGCTCGTGATACAATTCCAAATGTAGGTCCTAATTTCTGGGCGTTCCGTGGTATGTTAGCGGCAGGTGGTTTAATTATTTTATTAACCTTTGGCGCATTTGTTCAGAATTTACGTAATAAAGTCACATCTTCTCGCTTATTGCTTAAAGCATTGCTGTGGGGTATCCCATTGCCAATCTTAGCGATTGAATTTGGTTGGTTCTTAGCTGAATTTGGTCGTCAACCGTGGGCGATTTATGAAGTATTACCGGTAGGTGTATCTGCCTCTAACTTGAGTGTAGGTGACTTATGGTTCTCTATCGGTTTAATTTGTGTACTTTACTTCTTCTTCATCATTGCGGAAATGTATTTGATGTTTAAATATGCACGTTTAGGTCCAAGTGCATTGAAAACCGGCAAATACTATTTTGAGCAATCATCTAAATAAGCAGGAGATGAATTATGCTTGATTATGAAATTCTACGTATTATTTGGTGGGTGCTAGTTATCGTATTGCTTATCGGTTTCTCTGTAACAGATGGATTCGATATGGGCGTGACCGCACTTTTACCCGTAGCAGGTAAGAAAGAAGTAGAAAGACGTATTATGATTAACTCTATTGCTCCGCACTGGGATGGTAACCAAGTTTGGTTATTAACTGCTGGTGGTGCAATCTTCGCGGCATGGCCGATTGTTTATTCTGTAGCGTTTTCAGGCTTCTATATTGCCTTATTCCTTGTGTTAGCTGCGTTATTCTTCCGTCCAATTGGTTTTGAATATCGTGCGAAAATTGATAATCCAACATGGCGCGCTGTGTGGGATTGGGGCTTATTTGCGGGTGGTTTTGTACCTGCATTAGTATTCGGTGTGGCATTTGGTAATTTATTACAAGGTGTGCCATTCGAATTAAATGAGCTTTCACAAGCAACTTACACAGGTTCTTTCTTTGCATTATTAAACCCATTCGCATTACTTTGCGGCGTGTTAAGCCTTGCAATGTTAGTGACTCACGGTGCAAACTGGTTACAAATGAAAACCACAGCTGCATTGCGTGATCGCGTAAGAGCAATTACACAAATCGGTGCATTAGTGACATTAATTACTTTTGTGCTTGCAGGTGTGTGGCTTTCTTTCAAAGACGGTTATGTGGTGACTAGCATGATTGATCACTTTGCAGCATCAGCGCCAGCTTCAGGTAAACAAGTGGCAGTTGAGGCAGGTGCATGGTTCAAAAACTTCAATGAAAATCCAGCTTTATGGGCATTCCCAGTATTAGCTGTGGTTGGTGCATTATTAAATGTAGTTGCATCTAAAGCAAATCGTTGTGGTTTTGCGTTCTTCTTCTCTGTATTAACCATGGCTGGTGTGATTATTACTGCGGCAGTATCAATGTTCCCATTTGTAATGCCTTCAAGTACTCACCCTGAACAAAGCTTGTTAATGTGGGATGCAACGTCAAGTGAATTAACATTAACTTTAATGTTCTACTTGGCATTAGTATTTGTTACTATCTCATTACTTTACACCATTTGG is drawn from Haemophilus parainfluenzae and contains these coding sequences:
- a CDS encoding cytochrome ubiquinol oxidase subunit I, translated to MLDVVDLSRLQFALTALYHFIFVPLTLGLSFVLVIMETIYVKTGKEVYKDMTKFWGKLFGINFALGVTTGIIMEFQFGTNWSYYSHYVGDIFGAPLAIEALLAFFLESTFVGLFFFGWDRLTKGKHLLATYCVAFGSNLSAMWILVANGWMQHPVAAEFNFETVRMEMTSFLDLWLNPVAQSKFLHTLTAGYSTGAMFVLGISAFYLLKGRDIGFAKRSFSVAATFGFIAASAVLIMGDESGYDIGKAQPVKLAAMEAEFETHPAPAPFHPVAIPNTAEMKNDFAVEIPYLGGLIATRSLDTEIVGLKEIQAKNEGRVRNGMVAYDLFTQLKAEKKSAGHVNPETKAKFDEVKGDLGFGLLLKRYTDKVVDATDEQIKQAARDTIPNVGPNFWAFRGMLAAGGLIILLTFGAFVQNLRNKVTSSRLLLKALLWGIPLPILAIEFGWFLAEFGRQPWAIYEVLPVGVSASNLSVGDLWFSIGLICVLYFFFIIAEMYLMFKYARLGPSALKTGKYYFEQSSK
- the cydB gene encoding cytochrome d ubiquinol oxidase subunit II → MLDYEILRIIWWVLVIVLLIGFSVTDGFDMGVTALLPVAGKKEVERRIMINSIAPHWDGNQVWLLTAGGAIFAAWPIVYSVAFSGFYIALFLVLAALFFRPIGFEYRAKIDNPTWRAVWDWGLFAGGFVPALVFGVAFGNLLQGVPFELNELSQATYTGSFFALLNPFALLCGVLSLAMLVTHGANWLQMKTTAALRDRVRAITQIGALVTLITFVLAGVWLSFKDGYVVTSMIDHFAASAPASGKQVAVEAGAWFKNFNENPALWAFPVLAVVGALLNVVASKANRCGFAFFFSVLTMAGVIITAAVSMFPFVMPSSTHPEQSLLMWDATSSELTLTLMFYLALVFVTISLLYTIWSYYKMFGRLDESFVEDNKNSLY
- a CDS encoding DUF5339 domain-containing protein, producing MKKIYLILTALFGSVALSATASPLTENKAALPQQCAQLFKETENLIAQAEKQPGTHTQVGKIKSKLNQSKQQILEMELATQQKSCDVGLARLNSMKSYTEETN